Proteins from a single region of Procambarus clarkii isolate CNS0578487 chromosome 32, FALCON_Pclarkii_2.0, whole genome shotgun sequence:
- the LOC138370448 gene encoding NADH-ubiquinone oxidoreductase chain 5-like: MEEDERRGGRRIPLMNESELETTIDDSENTFEDSENIFDESEITFEDSENTFDDVRIPFDDIENNFYVLDNVFFARISPKAKNCRARILEQVALLYLWPVISLACYLWPVISVICYISGLLYIWHVIFLSSYISGLLYLCSAIFLACYISGHLYIWPVIFLASYISGLLYLWPVISLPGTSLVCYISGLLYLWSVTSLACYISGLLYQEPDISLVCYMSGQLYLWPVISLTAISLVCYISGQLYLWSVISLTCHISGLLYLWPVRSLAGCMYGLFYFWPVISLVCYISGLLYLWSVISLACYISGQLDLWPVISLVCFTSGLLYLWSVISLVCYISGLLYLWSVISLISYISGLLYLWSVIPLPVIYRASYISGLLYLWSVISLACYISGPLNLWCVISMASYISGLLYLWHVISLICYISGLLYIWHVIFLASYISGLLYLCSAIFLACYISGLLYFWSVISLASYISGGYISNLLYFWPLISLTCYISGQLYLWSVISQACYISGQLHFWPVISLPVISQACYISGLLYLCSAIFLACYISGLLYFWSVISLASYISGGYISNLLYFWPLISLTCYISGQLYLWSVISQACYISGQLHFWPVISLPVISQACYISGLLYLCSAIFLACYISGLLYFWSVISLASYISVISLSSYISGLLYLWSIIFLACYISGLLYFWPFISGLLYLWSVISLLYLWSVIYLMSGISLVCYISNVLYLWSLISLSGYISNLLYLWSVISLVFYTSYLLFIISALSLVCYITYLWSLITLACYISDLLYLRSALSLGCYISDLLYLWSVISLWSVISLVCYISGLLYLWPVISLLCYVSGLLYLRSVISLACHISDLLYFWPVISLACYISALLYFWPVISLAFYISGQLHFWPVISLTCYISGLVYFCSDLLYLWPVISFASYISGLLYLCLFIFLASYISGLLYLCYINCLLYLWSVISLTCYISGLLYLWSVISLVCYISGLLHLWSVISQGLLYLYSVISLLCYISYACYISDLLYLCSVISLLYLWSVISLTSRISSLLYLLPVTSQACYISGQLDFCHLYLWSIMSLVCYMSGLLYLWSDISLVCYISGLMHLRYVLSPTRYISGLFYLWSVISLVCYISGLLYLCYISHQLYLWSVISVACYITYLWALKTLACYISDLLYIWSVIFLAFYISDLLYLWSVMSLSCYISVYLWSVISLACYICALFYLSHVISLSVISLVCYISGLLYLWCIISLTCYNSGLLYLWSVISLTCYIFGLYDLWSVISLLYLWPVITPACYISGLLYLYPVIPLTCYISGLLYLLAVISHISSDHISYISGLLYPFCVISLTCYISGLLYLWSVISLACYISVISLDCYISKLLYLWSVISMFCYICSVISLISGLLYLWSVISLVCYISGLLYLWFVIYLACYNSGLLYLWSVISPTCYISGPLYLWQIICLVCYISGQLYLWFVISLACYNSCLLNLWFVISLTCYISGLLYLWSVISLSCYISGLLYLWSVISLV, encoded by the exons ATAATGTCTTTTTCGCCCGTATTAGCCCTAAGGCTAAAAATTGCCGTGCAAGAATATTAGAGCAAGTCGC cctgttatatctctggcctgttatatctctggcctgctatctctggcctgttatatctgtgatctgttatatctctggcctgttataCATCtggcatgttatatttctgtccagttatatctctggcctgttatatctctgctCTGCTATAtttctggcctgttatatctccGGCCATTTATATATCTGGCCAGTTATATTTCTGGCCagttatatctctggcctgttatatctctggcctgttatatctctg CCTGGtacatctctggtctgttatatatctggcctgttatatctctggtctgttacaTCTCTAGcatgttatatctctggtctgttatatcaaGAGCCTgatatatctctggtctgttatatgtctggccagttatatctctggcctgttatatctctg ACagctatatctctggtctgttacaTCTCTGGACAGTTATATCtgtggtctgttatatctctaacCTGTCatatctctggcctgttatatctctggccagTTAGATCTTTGGCCGGTTGTATGTATGGTCTGTTTTACttctggcctgttatatctctggtctgttatatctctggtctgttatatctctggtctgttatatctctg gcctgttatatctctggccagTTAGATCTATGGCcggttatatctctggtctgttttaCTTCTGGCctcttatatctctggtctgttatatccctggtctgttatatctctggtctgttatatctctggtctgttatatcccTAATctcttatatctctggtctgttatatctctggtctgttataccACTG CCAGTTATATATCGGGCCAGTTATATCTCTGGcttgttatatctctggtctgttatatctctggcctgttatatctctggtccgTTAAATCTCTGGTGTGTTATATCTATG GCCAGTTATATCTCTGGCCTGCTATATCTCTGGCATGTTATATCTCtgatctgttatatctctggcctgttatatatctggcatgttatatttctggccagttatatctctggcctgttatatctctgttCAGCTATAtttctggcctgttatatctctggcttGTTATatttctggtctgttatatctctggccagctatatctctg GCGGTTATATCTCTAACCTGTTATATTTCTGGCCTCTTATATCCCtaacctgttatatctctggccagTTATATCTGTGGTCTGTTATATCTcaggcctgttatatctctggccagttacatttctggccagttatatctctg CCAGTTATATCTcaggcctgttatatctctggcctgttatatctctgttCAGCTATAtttctggcctgttatatctctggcttGTTATatttctggtctgttatatctctggccagctatatctctg GCGGTTATATCTCTAACCTGTTATATTTCTGGCCTCTTATATCCCtaacctgttatatctctggccagTTATATCTGTGGTCTGTTATATCTcaggcctgttatatctctggccagttacatttctggccagttatatctctg CCAGTTATATCTcaggcctgttatatctctggcctgttatatctctgttCAGCTATAtttctggcctgttatatctctggcttGTTATatttctggtctgttatatctctggccagctatatctctg TTATATCTTTATCCagttatatctctggcctgttatatctctggtctattatatttctggcctgttatatctctggtctgttatatttcTGGCCTTTTatatctggtctgttatatctctggtctgttatatctctg ttatatctctggtctgttatatatcTCATGTCTggtatatctctggtctgttatatctctaatgtgttatatctctggtctctTATATCTCTATCCGGTTATATCTCTAActtgttatatctctggtctgttatatctctggtctttTATACCTCATATCTGTTATTCATCATATCTGCtttatctctggtctgttatatcacATATCTCTGGTCACTTATAactctggcctgttatatctctgatCTGTTATATCTCAGGTCTGCTTTATCTCTGGGCTGTTATATCTCtgatctgttatatctctg GTCTGTTATAtccctctggtctgttatatctctggtctgttatatctctggtctgttatatctttG GCCAGTTATATCTCTGCTCTGCTATGTatctggcctgttatatctccgatctgttatatctctggcctgtCATATATCTGACCTATTATATTTCTGGCCagttatatctctggcctgttatatctctgctCTGCTATAtttctggcctgttatatctctggccttTTATATCTCTGGCCAGTTACATTTCTGGCCCGTTATATCTCtgacctgttatatctctggcctgGTATATTTCTG CTCtgatctgttatatctctggcctgttatatctttcgccagttatatctctggcctgttatatctctgttTATTTATATTTCTGGccagttatatctctggtctgttatatctctg ttatattaattgcctgttatatctctggtctgttatatctctcaCCTGTTATATTTCTGGTCTGTtgtatctctggtctgttatatctctggtctgttatatctctggtctgttacaTCTCTGGTCAGTTATATCTCAAGGTCTTTTATATCTCTACTCTGTTATATCTCTGCTCTGTTATATCTCTTATGCCTGTTATATCTCTGATCTGTTATATCTCTgctctgttatatctctg TTATATCtgtggtctgttatatctctaacCTCTCGCATCTCTAGCCTGTTATATCTCTTGCCAGTTACATCTcaggcctgttatatctctggccagTTAGATTTCTG CCATTTATATCTCTGGTCTATTATGTCTTTGGTCTGTTATAtgtctggtctgttatatctgtGGTCTgatatatctctggtctgttatatctctggtctgatGCATCTCCGGTATGTTTTATCTCCAACtcgttatatctctggtctgttttaTCTCTGGTCTGTAATATCtttggtctgttatatctctggtctgttatatctctg TTATATCTCACAtcagttatatctctggtctgttatatctgtGGCCTGTTATATCACATATCTCTGGGCTCTTAAAactctggcctgttatatctctgatCTCTTATATATCTGGTCTGTTATATTTCTGGCCTTTTATATCTCtgatctgttatatctctggtctgttatgtCTCTATCCTGTTATATCTCag tatatctctggtctgttatatctctggcctgttatatctgTGCTCTGTTTTATCTCTCGCATGTTATATCTCTG TCTGTTATATCTCTTGTCTGTTATATCTcaggtctgttatatctctggtgtaTTATATCTCTGACCTGTTATAACTCTGGTctcttatatctctggtctgttatatctctaacCTGTTATATCTTTGGTCTGTAtgatctctggtctgttatatctctg ttatatctctggcctgttataactccggcctgttatatctctggtctctTATATCTCTACCCTGTTATACCTCtaacctgttatatctctggtctgttatatctcttgGCTGTTATATCTCATATCAGTTCTGATCATAtcagttatatctctg GACTGTTATATCCCTTTTGTGTTATATCTCtaacctgttatatctctggtctgttatatctctggtctgttatatctctggcctgttatatctctg TTATATCTCTGGACTGTTATATCTCTAAattgttatatctctggtctgttatatctatGTTCTGTTATATCTgttctgttatatctctg atctctggtctgttatatctctggtctgttatatctcttgtatgttatatctctggtctgttatatctctggtttgTTATATATCTGGCCTGTTATAACTccggcctgttatatctctggtctgttatatctccaACCTGTTACATCTCTGGTCCGTTATATCTCTGGCAAATTATATGtttggtctgttatatctctggtcagtTATATCTTTGGTTTGTTATATCCCTGGCCTGTTATAACTCCTGCCTGTTAAATCTCTGGTTTGTTATATCTCTAACCTGTtacatctctggtctgttatatctctggtctgttatatctctatCCTGTtacatctctggtctgttatatctctggtctgttatatctctggtctga